The nucleotide sequence TCGCCCCGCCGATACCCCCCGAAGCACCCGTGATGATCGCCACCTTGTCCGTGAGCTTTCCCATGGGAAAGGCACGCTAACGGCTCTCCCCCGTTTTTACCAGTCGGGGCGATTCCCGAGATCAATGATACCCTCGCCCCCCGTGACCCGCCTCGCCCCGCTCGTCCTCCCGGCCTTGCTCCTCGCCCTGCCCGCCTGTGACCGCGGCGAAAAGACCTCGACGGACGCCTCCCCGACCGCCGCTCTCTCCGCCCGGCCCGCGCCCCCGCCTCGCCCGGCCGGCCCGGCCGAGCTCGCCCTCGTCGCGCCGCTCGCGCCCGGCAGCAGCCTCGACGGATTCACGGTCCGCGAGATCCTCGCGGTGCGGGACGGCGTGCTCACGCTCGTTTGCGAGAAAGATCGGTCCGTCGTCCGGCTCTCGATCGCGCTCGCCGCGGACGACGGGCCCACGCCGCCGGCCGTCGCCGGCAAATACGCGATCTTTTACTCGGCGCGCAGGGGTGATCCGGCCGAGGCCGAGCGGCTCGCCAAGGCCCTCGCGGCCCTCCTGGAGAAACACCCCGACGTCCCCGCTCCGCCCGGGATGACCTCGTTCGTCCCGACGCCCATTCCCATCTAGCCATCGAGGCGCGGGCGAGGCTCGCCCCTCCTCGCGAAAAGTGCTAGCGCGGCGACCATGCTCACTGGCCGACGGGACCTCGTCCTGATCCTGGATTTCGGTTCGCAGTACACGCAGCTCATCGCCCGCCGCATCCGCGAGGCCTCCGTGTATTGCGAGGTCTACCGCTACGACCTGCCGATCGAGCGCATCCGCGAGATCGCGCCGCGTGGCGTGATCCTCTCGGGCGGGCCGTCGAGCGTGTACGGCGAGGGCGCGCCGCACATCTCGGCCGAGCTCTTCTCCATCGGCGTCCCGATCCTCGGCATCTGTTACGGCATGCAGCTCCTCTCGCACCTGCTCGGCGGCAAGGTCGAGCGTGGCGCCGAGGGCGAATACGGGCCCGCGCTGGTACGCGCCACGCGCGCGGCCGGCGTCTTCGGCCGCTTCAAGGACGGCGACGTGCTCGACGTGTGGATGAGCCACGGCGACAAGGTCACGGGGCTGCCGCCCGGCTTCTCCACGCTCGGCACCACCGACACGACGCCGTTCGCCGCGATCGCCGACGACGAGCGGCACATCTACGGCCTGCAGTTCCACCCCGAGGTCGCGCACACGCGCCGCGGCAAGGAGCTGCTCGAGGCCTTCTTGTTCGACGTCTGCGGCCTCGAGCCCACCTGGACCCCGGCCTCGTTCGTCGAGGCGTCCGTCGAGGCGATCCGCAAGAAGGTCGGCCCCGACGCGAGCGCCGTCTGTGGCCTCTCGGGCGGCGTCGACTCCTCGGTCGCCGCGATCCTCTGCCACCGCGCCCTCGGCGACCGGCTCGTCTGCATCTTCGTCGACAACGGCCTCTTGCGAAAAGGCGAGGCCGAGCAGGTGGTGAAGATGTTCGGCGACCACTACCACCTCAGGCTCGTGCACGTGCAGGCGCAGAAGCGTTTCCTCGACGCGCTCTCCGGGGTCACGGATCCCGAGCAGAAGCGCAAGACGATCGGCCGCGTCTTCATCGAGGTCTTCGAGGAGGAGGCGAAGAAGATCGAGGACTGCCGCTTCCTCGTGCAAGGCACGCTGTATCCGGACGTGATCGAGAGCGTCTCGGCGAAGGGGCCGAGCGCGGTGATCAAGAGCCACCACAACGTCGGCGGCCTGCCGGAGCGGATGAAGCTCGGCCTCGTCGAGCCGTTGCGTGAGCTCTTCAAGGACGAGGTGCGCGCGGTCGGCGCGACGATGGGCATCCCGCACCACCTGCTCTGGCGACACCCCTTCCCCGGCCCGGGGCTCGCCGTGCGTTGCCTCGGCCCGCTCACGGAGGAGCGGCTGAACGTGCTGCGCGAGGCCGACGCGATCTTCGAGGAGGAGATCCGCGAGGCGGGGCTCTACGACAAGATCTGGCAGAGCTTCTGCGTGCTCTTGCCGGTGCGCACCGTCGGCGTGATGGGCGACGAGCGCACGTACGACGAGGTGATCGCGCTGCGGGCGGTGGACTCGAAGGACGGCATGACGGCCGACTGGTCGCGCATCCCGCACGAGGTGCTCGCGCGGGCGAGCGCGCGGATCATCAACGAGGTCCGCGGCGTGAACCGCGTCGTGTACGATGTGTCGTCGAAGCCTCCGGCCACGATCGAGTGGGAGTGATGAAGAAGAGCTTTGTGGCCCTCGCCGGGTTATGCCTGCTCGCCGCGGCGTGCGCGCCGAGCGCGCCGGCCACGGTCTCGTTGCGGATGAAGGGCAACGCCCCGGACGCGTTCGTCACGATCGACGACATGCAGATCGGGGCGCTCGCCTTCGTGGCGAAGCGCGGCGTCGCGCTGCCGCCGGGCAAGCACCGGATCACCGTGGAGAAGTCGGGATATTTCCCGTGGGACAGGCTCGTCGAGGCGCGCGAGGGGGATCCGCCCATCCGCCTCGAGGTGGAGCTCGTGAAGATCCCGGATTGAACGGGCTCGTTCGGCAAGAAGGACTTGACTCTGCGGGATGATTCGCTACCGTCCCGCGCTCCCCGAGGACAGACATGGCGAACACCCCGAAGTGGAACATCCGGTTGCGGCACGAGTGGCTCTCCACGCCGCTGAAGAAGAAGCGGATCAAGCGCGGCCAGAAGGCGCGTATTGGCCTGCTGGACGCGGAGGCGCGGAAGAAGGCCAAGGCCGAGAAGTCGCCGAAGGCCGAACAGGCGTCCTGACCGGACGTTCCGGCGCTCGCCGGCTCGACCCGACGCGGTAAAAGGCGTCGCCCCCTGACACACAACGCAGGGGTCGACGCCTTTTTCCGTCCAAAGAGCCCCGTCCTTTGGCATGCTGCCCGACCACGATGCGAGCACGAAGGCTCGGAGCCGTGACATCGGCGCGGCCGGGGCGAGGATGAGCGATACCAGCGAGGCGCTGCGGGAATCCGAGGAGCGTTACCGCGCGCTCTTCGAACAGGCACCGGTGGGGGTGTTCCTGTACGACCGCGGCTTCCGGCTCACCACCTGGAACGCGCGCTTCGTCGAGATCCTGCAGACGACAAACGAGAGGTTACGCGCGCTCGATCTGCGCGAGTTACGCGACCGCTCCGTGGTGCCGGCGATCGAGCGCGCGCTCGCGGGCGAGCCCGCCTCGTACGAGGGCCGTTACCAGGCCACGACGAGCGACGCCGTCGTGTGGGTCTCGATGCGCCTGTCGCCGCTCCGGGACGCGCGCGGCGCCGTCATCGGCGGCATGGCCGTGGTCGAGGATCTCACCGAGCGGAACCGCGCGCTCGCCACGCTGCGCGAGAGCGAGCAGCGCCACGCGCTCTACGTCAAGCGAAGCCCGCTCGGCGTGATCGTGTGGAACACGCACTTCGAGGTGCTCGAGTGGAACCCGTCGGCGACGCGGATCTTCGGCTACACCGAGGAGGAGGCCCTCGGCAAACAAGAGCCGGGCTTCATCGTGCCCGAGTGCGCGTGGCCCTTCGTGCGCGAGCTCTGGGGCGGGCTGCTCCAGCAGACGGGCGTCGAGCGGAGCCGCAACGAGAACCGTCGCAAGGACGGGACGATCATCTGCTGCGAGTGGTCCGCCGCGGCGCTCGTCGACGCGCAAGGCGTGGTGATCGGCGTGGCAGCCCTCGTCGAGGACGTGACCGAGAAGCAGGCCGCCGAGGAGGCGCTGAAGCGCTCGGAGGCGCGGTTCCGCGCGCTGATCGAGCGCGCGCCCGACGCCGTGGGCGTGTCACGGCAAGGCCGATGGATCTACGCGAACCCGGCGCTCGTCGCGTACCTCGGCTACGAGCGGGCGGGCGAGCTGATCGGTCGCCTCGTGCGCGACTCGGTCCACCCCGACGATCGCGCCGCGCAGGAGCAACGCGCAGCCGAGCTCGAGCGCGGCGCGCCGGTGTCCCCGCAGGAGTACCGGCTGCTCCGGCGCGACGGTTCGGCGGTGCACGCCGAGAGCGTGAGCCTGCTCGTCGACTACGACGGCGCGCCGGCGATCCTCGGCATCGCGCGAGATCTGACCGAGCGCAAGCAGATGCAAGCGCGCCTCGTGCAAGCCGAGCGGATGGCCGCCGTCGGCACGCTCGCGGCGGGCGTGGCGCACGAGATCAACAGCCCGCTCGCCTACGTGCTCACGCAGCTCGCGGTGGCGACCGGCGAGGCGCTGCCCGCGCTCGCGCGACACATCGAGGCCCTCGAGCGCGCGGCGGGCGCCTCGGGCGGCGAGGCCATGCGACGCGCCCTGGAGCTCGAAGCGGCGATCGACAGCGCGCGCGAGGCGGCCGAGCGCATGCGCAGCATCGTGCGTGACCTCCGCACGTTCTCGCGCGCGGACGACGGCGAGAGCGCCCCGACCGACGTGCGCCGCGTGCTCGACACGTCGCTCAACATGGTCTTCGGCGAGATCCGCCACCGCGCGCGCCTCGTGAAGCAGTACGACGACGTGCCGCTCGTCGACGCCAACGAGGCGCGGCTCGGTCAGGTCTTCGTGAACCTGCTCGTCAACGCGGCGCAGGCGCTGCCCGAGGGGAACGCGGCCGCGAACCAGATCCGGCTGCGCACCTACGCGGTCGACGACGGCCGCGTGGTCGTGGAGGTGATGGACTCCGGCCCCGGCATCCCCGACGACGTCAAGGCGAAGATCTTCGACCCGTTCTTCACGACGAAACCAGCGGGCGTCGGCACGGGCCTCGGGCTCTGGATCTGCCAGGGGATCGTCACGCGCCTCGGCGGCACGATCGAGTTCTCCTCGCGGCCGGGCGAGACGATCTTCCGCGTCGCGCTCCCACCCGGCGACCCCGCCGGAAAACCTCTCGACGGCGGCCGCGCCCTCCGCGCGGACGAGCCGAACATCGCCGGAAAGACGCCCATGAAGCCGAAGCCCCCCGAGACCAAGCCGCGCCGCGGCCGCGTGCTCGTGATCGACGACGAGGCGCCGCTCGCGAACGCCCTCAAGATGTTCCTCGCCGACGAGCACGACGTCGTGGTGTCGACGAGCGGCCGCGACGCGCTCGCGCTCCTCGAGAAGGATCCGTCGTTCGACGCGATCCTCTGCGACCTGATGATGCCCGACGTGACGGGCGTGGACGTGCACGAGGCGCTCCGCGAGCGAGCGCCCGACGTGGCCGCGCGCCTCGTCTTCGTGACGGGCGGCGCGTTCACGCCGCGGATGCGCGCGTTCCTCGAAGAGGTGCGGAACCCTCAGCTCGAGAAGCCGTTCGACCTGCCGAAGCTCCGCGCGCTGCTGCGCCAGCTCGTGGCGGCGCGCTGAGAGGGTGTCCCACAGGCTGCTGTGGAGCACCCTCGGCGTGACGTCAGCGTGATCCGCCGCGCGCGGCGAACCAGTCGCGGTAGTGCTGGTAGAGCGTCGCGTACCGCACGTACGTCTCGCGATCTGCCGCGAACCGGCGCTGCCAGGCGTCGGTCTCGGCGGTGTGCGCCGCGTCCGTGAGCCCGTATTTCGTGCGGATCTCGGCGAGCGCGGCCGGGTTCACTGCGATCTCCGCGGCGAAGGCCGCGTAACGCTCGAGGCTGAGCAGCGGGCCCGAGGCGACCGCCGGGAAGCCGGCGAGCGTCATCGGTTGGGGCACCGTCGGCGGCATGGGCACGGACGCCACGCTCGACGCCGGCCCCGCGACGCTCGCGGGCGCGGCCGCCGGCGGCGACGCGGGCGGCGATGCGGGCGGGAGCGGGAGAGGATATGCCGGGTACCCCGCCGCGGGGGGTTGCTGCGGCTGCGGCGCCGCGGCGAGCGGCTTGGGAGGCGGCGCAGGCGGCGGGAGCACCGCGGCCTTGTTGGATGGCGACGACGGCTTCGGCGGCGGCAACGGCGCGGGCGGCGGCGCGGCCTGGAACGGCAGCGCGGGCCGCGCGGGGGTCGCCGTCGCGGGTGACGACTGCCGCGCCGGCAGCGGATCCGGGATCGTCCCCATACGCGCGCGCATCGGCGGCGCGTGCTCGTCGGACGGCGGCCTCGCGGGCGCGCTCTCGCGGGGCGGCGGAGGTGGCTTCACGATGGGCGCTGCGCTCGTCGCGGCGGGCGCGAGCGGCGTCGGGCCCTCACCGGCGGCCTGCGCGGCGGCTGCGGCGGCCCTGCGCGCGCGGAGCCTCGCGAGGAGCTGCTCCGGATCGGCCGTCGGGAGCATGGGCACGGTGTCCATGAGCCCGAGCGGCACCGAGTGGGCGCGCGGCGGCGTCGGCTCGTCCTCGCCTCCTGCTGCGTCGGCGGCGCGCGCTTTTCGGGCCTCGATGGCCCGCGAGCGCGCCTCGAAGGCGGCCTTGTACCGCGCTTCCAGCGCGTTACGTGTCGCCTCCGGCTCGCGCGACATGCGCTCCATCCAGACGTTGCGGCTCTCCCCCCACACCTCGGCGGAGAGCGCCTCCACGCGCAAGACCTCCTCGAGGGGCGTCCCAGCCTCGACCTCCGCGCACAACGCGGCGAATCGTTCGAGCTCGATTTCCGGTTCCATCATCGGGCGCCCGTGGGCGCTCGGCAGACCATACGCCGGCTGGGGTCCGAGGTCGAGAGCGCCGCGCGGAGATTCAGCACGTTGCCGACGACTGGGCTTGCCTCTCGTCCGTCAAACCGTGTTACTAAGCGAGGTAGAAACGATGAACTCGAGTCTCCGCACCTTTCTCGGTCTTGCCCTCCTCGTCGCCCCCCTCTCGGCGGGTTGTGCTTCTCGCACAGCGCCCTTCGATCAGATGGACCAGGCGCAAATCACCGTGCTGCGCCTGACGGCGCCGCCTCCGCCTGCGGCGGCCCCGACGGCGGCGCCGGGCGCGCTCCCGGGCATCCCGGGCCTTCCGATCCCGCCCGAGATGCAGGCGGCGGGGCAGCAGCTCCTCCAGGGCCTCAACCAGGCGGCGCCGGGCCTCATCCCGCCGGGCCTCCTCCCCGGCCAGACCGGGCAGCCGGCGCCCGTGCAGCCGCCTCCGCCCATGTGGAACGGGCTCGCGATCGTGGCCCAGACGCCCGTGACGAACGAGGACATGAAGAACGACCTCCTCGACCTCTTCGGCGACGAGGACAGCTTCCAGGCCGG is from Polyangium spumosum and encodes:
- the guaA gene encoding glutamine-hydrolyzing GMP synthase, with amino-acid sequence MLTGRRDLVLILDFGSQYTQLIARRIREASVYCEVYRYDLPIERIREIAPRGVILSGGPSSVYGEGAPHISAELFSIGVPILGICYGMQLLSHLLGGKVERGAEGEYGPALVRATRAAGVFGRFKDGDVLDVWMSHGDKVTGLPPGFSTLGTTDTTPFAAIADDERHIYGLQFHPEVAHTRRGKELLEAFLFDVCGLEPTWTPASFVEASVEAIRKKVGPDASAVCGLSGGVDSSVAAILCHRALGDRLVCIFVDNGLLRKGEAEQVVKMFGDHYHLRLVHVQAQKRFLDALSGVTDPEQKRKTIGRVFIEVFEEEAKKIEDCRFLVQGTLYPDVIESVSAKGPSAVIKSHHNVGGLPERMKLGLVEPLRELFKDEVRAVGATMGIPHHLLWRHPFPGPGLAVRCLGPLTEERLNVLREADAIFEEEIREAGLYDKIWQSFCVLLPVRTVGVMGDERTYDEVIALRAVDSKDGMTADWSRIPHEVLARASARIINEVRGVNRVVYDVSSKPPATIEWE
- a CDS encoding PEGA domain-containing protein yields the protein MKKSFVALAGLCLLAAACAPSAPATVSLRMKGNAPDAFVTIDDMQIGALAFVAKRGVALPPGKHRITVEKSGYFPWDRLVEAREGDPPIRLEVELVKIPD
- a CDS encoding PAS domain S-box protein, with translation MSDTSEALRESEERYRALFEQAPVGVFLYDRGFRLTTWNARFVEILQTTNERLRALDLRELRDRSVVPAIERALAGEPASYEGRYQATTSDAVVWVSMRLSPLRDARGAVIGGMAVVEDLTERNRALATLRESEQRHALYVKRSPLGVIVWNTHFEVLEWNPSATRIFGYTEEEALGKQEPGFIVPECAWPFVRELWGGLLQQTGVERSRNENRRKDGTIICCEWSAAALVDAQGVVIGVAALVEDVTEKQAAEEALKRSEARFRALIERAPDAVGVSRQGRWIYANPALVAYLGYERAGELIGRLVRDSVHPDDRAAQEQRAAELERGAPVSPQEYRLLRRDGSAVHAESVSLLVDYDGAPAILGIARDLTERKQMQARLVQAERMAAVGTLAAGVAHEINSPLAYVLTQLAVATGEALPALARHIEALERAAGASGGEAMRRALELEAAIDSAREAAERMRSIVRDLRTFSRADDGESAPTDVRRVLDTSLNMVFGEIRHRARLVKQYDDVPLVDANEARLGQVFVNLLVNAAQALPEGNAAANQIRLRTYAVDDGRVVVEVMDSGPGIPDDVKAKIFDPFFTTKPAGVGTGLGLWICQGIVTRLGGTIEFSSRPGETIFRVALPPGDPAGKPLDGGRALRADEPNIAGKTPMKPKPPETKPRRGRVLVIDDEAPLANALKMFLADEHDVVVSTSGRDALALLEKDPSFDAILCDLMMPDVTGVDVHEALRERAPDVAARLVFVTGGAFTPRMRAFLEEVRNPQLEKPFDLPKLRALLRQLVAAR